One window from the genome of Natronomonas pharaonis DSM 2160 encodes:
- the cobS gene encoding adenosylcobinamide-GDP ribazoletransferase, whose translation MAVNDLVGGLRGGVAFLSRLPVDSGEADWERFRTLPVAFPLVGYLIGALVALPFFLPAPSATVAFAYLLALAVVVGIPHFDGVADLGDAVAAHGPSSKRAALKDTDTGVGAIVAVAVVFLGLVLAALALSTAPLAVAVTVVIAAEVGAKLGMATVGCLGTAGHEGMGSQFTTVLDSEMLVVPALAAVPAAVAVLPATLAAVLAGPLVAVVLVDWADEQLGGVSGDIFGATNELARVAGLHLGVVAWTLW comes from the coding sequence GTGGCTGTAAACGACCTCGTGGGCGGTCTCCGCGGCGGCGTCGCGTTCCTCTCCCGGCTGCCGGTCGACTCCGGCGAAGCCGACTGGGAACGGTTCCGGACGCTCCCCGTCGCGTTCCCGCTTGTCGGCTATCTCATCGGCGCGCTGGTCGCGTTGCCGTTCTTCCTGCCGGCCCCCTCGGCGACGGTCGCGTTCGCCTACCTGCTGGCGCTTGCTGTCGTCGTTGGCATCCCGCATTTCGACGGCGTGGCCGACCTCGGCGATGCGGTCGCCGCTCACGGCCCGTCGTCCAAGCGGGCGGCGTTGAAAGACACCGATACCGGCGTCGGCGCGATTGTCGCGGTCGCTGTCGTCTTCCTCGGGCTTGTGCTCGCGGCGCTTGCGCTTTCGACCGCGCCGCTTGCGGTCGCCGTCACCGTCGTCATCGCCGCTGAGGTCGGCGCGAAACTCGGCATGGCGACTGTCGGCTGTCTCGGGACCGCCGGCCACGAGGGCATGGGGTCGCAGTTCACCACCGTCCTCGATTCCGAGATGCTCGTCGTGCCGGCGCTTGCGGCCGTTCCGGCTGCCGTCGCCGTTCTCCCCGCGACGCTCGCGGCGGTCCTTGCCGGCCCGCTCGTGGCTGTCGTGCTTGTCGACTGGGCCGACGAGCAACTCGGCGGCGTCTCCGGCGATATCTTCGGCGCGACAAACGAGCTCGCGCGAGTCGCCGGGCTCCATCTG
- a CDS encoding CobD/CbiB family cobalamin biosynthesis protein → MNGSGLLLAVAVAAALEALVGEPPARIHPVALLGRAVAPLGERSFSWPALAGTVAAVGVPAAAAGVAYLTVAAAAALGAAAAAVTAGLVLWTTTSLRLLLSSAADVIEASDNDPAAAKAALPALAGRDAASLSPPLLRSAAVESLAENLSDGLVGPLSAFVVLSFVSLPAAAAAAAAFKAVNTMDSMFGYPGRFGWASARLDDLMMFVPARLSAALLGPAAADPDAPVRARRYADKPASPNAGWPMGTLAAALNVRLEKPDSYRLNELASLPAAADGQRALSATRRAGIAAYVIAALVGVVQWL, encoded by the coding sequence ATGAACGGAAGCGGGCTCTTGCTGGCGGTCGCCGTTGCGGCGGCACTGGAGGCACTCGTCGGCGAGCCCCCCGCCCGCATCCATCCGGTCGCGCTGCTCGGGCGAGCGGTCGCGCCGCTTGGCGAGCGGTCGTTTTCGTGGCCAGCGCTCGCAGGGACGGTCGCGGCTGTCGGTGTGCCAGCGGCGGCAGCCGGCGTCGCTTACCTCACCGTGGCCGCCGCAGCGGCGCTCGGAGCGGCCGCTGCCGCCGTGACCGCGGGACTCGTCCTCTGGACGACGACGAGCCTCCGGCTACTTCTGTCCAGCGCGGCGGACGTTATCGAAGCCAGCGACAACGACCCGGCGGCAGCGAAGGCGGCATTGCCGGCGCTTGCCGGCCGGGATGCGGCGTCGCTTTCGCCGCCGCTGCTCCGGAGTGCGGCCGTCGAGAGCCTCGCTGAAAACCTCTCTGACGGACTTGTCGGTCCGCTTTCGGCGTTTGTCGTCCTCTCGTTTGTCTCGCTGCCCGCGGCTGCGGCTGCGGCCGCGGCGTTCAAGGCCGTCAACACGATGGATTCGATGTTCGGCTACCCCGGCCGGTTCGGGTGGGCAAGCGCCCGCCTCGACGACCTCATGATGTTCGTGCCCGCGCGACTCTCGGCGGCGCTTTTGGGCCCGGCGGCCGCCGACCCGGATGCGCCCGTGCGGGCGCGGCGGTACGCTGATAAGCCGGCGTCCCCGAACGCCGGGTGGCCGATGGGAACGCTCGCCGCCGCGCTGAACGTCCGGCTCGAAAAGCCCGACAGCTACCGGCTCAACGAACTCGCCTCGCTGCCGGCGGCCGCCGACGGCCAGCGGGCGCTCTCGGCGACACGACGGGCTGGCATCGCTGCCTACGTGATTGCCGCCCTCGTTGGGGTGGTACAGTGGCTGTAA
- a CDS encoding HAD family hydrolase, which translates to MAVAFDLFGTLVDVDTPADPAEAVAAELEARGVAVPSAFGAAYREQHTDAPEGAEVPLPAHVAAVLAAHDVEVTNNAARRAVVAAFDPDVRVRPGVSAALAAASERGPVGLCSNCSVPELVGRTLVRADLRGTFDAVVTSVGCGWRKPHPNSFGELADALGVAVEDIVFVGDDPDTDGGIEAVGGRFVDVSDTPLSALPEQLDADE; encoded by the coding sequence GTGGCAGTCGCTTTCGATTTGTTCGGAACGCTCGTCGATGTTGACACGCCAGCCGACCCCGCAGAGGCGGTTGCAGCCGAACTTGAGGCCCGCGGTGTCGCGGTGCCGTCGGCGTTCGGGGCCGCATATCGCGAGCAGCACACCGACGCGCCGGAGGGTGCCGAAGTGCCGCTGCCGGCTCACGTCGCTGCCGTGCTCGCCGCCCACGATGTCGAGGTGACGAACAACGCTGCCCGCCGTGCCGTCGTCGCAGCGTTCGACCCCGACGTTCGGGTCCGGCCCGGTGTGTCGGCAGCACTTGCGGCTGCCAGCGAACGCGGCCCGGTCGGTCTCTGCTCGAACTGTAGTGTGCCCGAACTTGTCGGTCGGACGCTCGTTCGCGCCGACCTCCGCGGTACCTTCGATGCCGTCGTCACGAGCGTCGGCTGTGGCTGGCGAAAACCCCACCCGAACAGCTTCGGCGAACTCGCTGATGCGCTCGGGGTCGCGGTCGAAGATATCGTTTTCGTCGGCGACGACCCCGACACTGACGGCGGTATCGAGGCCGTCGGCGGCCGGTTCGTCGATGTCAGCGACACCCCGCTGTCGGCGCTGCCGGAGCAACTGGACGCCGACGAATGA
- a CDS encoding radical SAM protein, whose translation MQDPADLDVTIVDGYVDEPAHFGVPPYISTYPRFAAGAAVDAGVDPDSITYHTIDELRESRRLWEDVADADLFVYVGGMTVPGKYVGGTPAEPDEVRKLAWTAEGVSVMGGPVRFGVGEANEGATETKRQNLDYDFLALADIEAAVYDLLHGGLEGFEDRYRDNEELDRWARKGAFIVEQHPDHPDYLICELETSRGCPYRCSFCTEPMYGDPTFRTPDSVVSEVGGLADHGVRHFRLGRQADILAYGGDGEAPNPDALRELYGGIRDVVPDLGTLHLDNMNPVTITDYPEKSREGIRVIAEHNTPGDTAAFGLESADPVVREKNNLLVSAEECLEAVRIVNEAGGWRPGEAPGSGPSVDANADRLPKLLPGINLVHGLEGERAETFEHNKQFLQDVYDEGLMLRRINIRQVMAFEGTEMAETGADIAHDHKQQFKTYKQAVREEIDNPMLQRVAPPGTVLPNVYLEYHEDGRTFGRQLGTYALLVALPGERELGRTVDVAVTDHGYRSVSGVPYPLDINAASMDELRALPGIGKQRAGNLFVDRPHETVPNLDDGPDLGTFCVTGGSGSAD comes from the coding sequence ATGCAGGACCCGGCGGATCTCGATGTCACTATCGTCGACGGCTACGTCGACGAGCCGGCCCACTTCGGCGTCCCGCCGTACATCTCGACGTACCCGCGCTTTGCTGCCGGCGCGGCGGTCGACGCCGGTGTCGACCCTGACTCTATTACCTACCACACCATCGACGAGCTACGCGAGAGCCGCCGACTGTGGGAGGATGTCGCCGATGCCGACCTCTTTGTCTACGTCGGCGGGATGACTGTCCCCGGAAAGTACGTCGGCGGCACGCCCGCCGAACCGGATGAGGTCCGGAAGCTCGCTTGGACCGCTGAGGGCGTCAGCGTGATGGGCGGCCCCGTCCGCTTCGGGGTCGGCGAGGCAAACGAGGGCGCAACCGAGACGAAACGGCAGAACCTCGATTACGACTTCCTCGCGCTGGCCGACATCGAGGCCGCCGTCTACGACCTTCTCCACGGTGGCCTAGAGGGGTTCGAAGACCGCTACCGGGACAACGAGGAACTCGACCGATGGGCACGCAAGGGGGCATTCATCGTCGAGCAGCATCCGGACCACCCCGACTACCTCATCTGCGAACTGGAGACGTCCCGCGGCTGTCCGTATCGGTGTTCATTCTGTACCGAGCCGATGTACGGCGACCCGACGTTCCGGACCCCCGATTCCGTCGTCAGCGAGGTCGGTGGCCTCGCCGACCACGGTGTTCGTCACTTCCGGCTCGGCCGGCAGGCGGACATCCTCGCCTACGGCGGCGACGGCGAGGCCCCCAACCCCGACGCACTCCGAGAGCTCTACGGCGGTATCCGTGATGTCGTCCCCGACCTCGGGACGCTCCATCTCGACAACATGAACCCCGTGACAATCACGGACTACCCCGAAAAGTCCCGTGAGGGAATCCGCGTCATCGCCGAGCACAACACGCCCGGCGACACCGCCGCCTTCGGGCTGGAGTCTGCCGACCCGGTCGTCCGCGAAAAGAACAACCTGCTTGTCAGCGCCGAGGAGTGTCTTGAAGCGGTTCGCATCGTCAACGAAGCCGGCGGCTGGCGACCCGGCGAAGCGCCGGGAAGCGGCCCCTCGGTCGACGCCAACGCCGACCGGCTGCCGAAGCTGCTGCCGGGTATCAACCTCGTCCACGGCCTCGAGGGCGAACGCGCCGAGACGTTTGAGCACAACAAACAGTTCCTACAGGACGTCTACGACGAGGGGCTCATGCTTCGCCGTATCAACATCCGGCAGGTGATGGCCTTCGAGGGTACCGAGATGGCCGAGACGGGTGCCGACATCGCCCACGACCACAAACAGCAGTTCAAGACGTACAAGCAGGCGGTCCGCGAAGAAATCGACAACCCGATGCTCCAACGGGTCGCTCCGCCCGGAACCGTGCTGCCGAACGTCTATCTCGAATACCACGAAGACGGCCGGACCTTCGGCCGCCAGCTCGGCACCTACGCGCTGCTTGTCGCGCTGCCGGGCGAACGCGAACTCGGCCGGACGGTCGATGTCGCGGTCACCGACCACGGCTACCGGTCCGTCTCCGGCGTTCCGTATCCACTAGATATCAACGCCGCCTCGATGGACGAACTCCGGGCGCTGCCCGGCATCGGCAAACAGCGGGCGGGCAACCTCTTTGTCGACCGCCCCCACGAGACGGTTCCGAACCTCGACGACGGTCCTGACCTCGGGACGTTCTGTGTTACCGGTGGCTCCGGCTCGGCCGATTGA
- a CDS encoding DUF7559 family protein, translating to MPKTLEVVCNREACDLDMMELHYRYSMPDDTGVSDFVCPYCGEANGLEAIEP from the coding sequence ATGCCGAAGACCCTCGAAGTCGTCTGCAACCGCGAGGCCTGCGACCTTGACATGATGGAGCTCCATTACCGATACTCGATGCCGGATGATACCGGCGTCTCGGATTTCGTCTGCCCCTACTGCGGGGAAGCAAACGGACTGGAGGCCATCGAGCCATGA
- a CDS encoding Hsp20/alpha crystallin family protein has translation MIRDLGESIGRTVLDGIGRAVSRVQEQRALSADLLESDEAYLAVFDAPGAMPEDIDVTFDDGTLDVRIDRVRGFHGDYEMRFPGRGQTLHGRVSLPDGAVVADEADATVTAHGTLEILLPKADGEDANGRDANGGGEGSDSDDSGKAERDDS, from the coding sequence ATGATCCGTGACCTCGGCGAATCCATCGGTCGAACCGTCCTCGACGGCATCGGACGGGCGGTAAGCCGGGTACAGGAACAGCGGGCGCTCTCTGCTGACCTGCTGGAGAGCGACGAGGCCTATCTCGCTGTCTTTGATGCGCCCGGAGCGATGCCCGAAGACATCGACGTCACCTTTGATGACGGGACGCTCGACGTCCGCATCGATAGGGTGCGTGGATTCCACGGCGACTACGAGATGCGGTTCCCGGGACGTGGACAGACACTCCACGGCAGGGTTAGCTTACCCGACGGCGCTGTCGTCGCCGACGAGGCTGATGCGACGGTAACAGCACACGGGACGCTTGAAATCCTCCTTCCGAAGGCCGACGGAGAAGACGCGAACGGCCGAGACGCGAACGGCGGTGGCGAGGGAAGCGACAGCGACGATAGCGGCAAAGCGGAACGCGACGACAGCTAG
- a CDS encoding DUF7095 family protein — MSLSRDAAVERLRSVVETVAEDPTPVPVREVWVFGDLVLGLDPVDYLGVYLTKDLLFKDAPEREAEFESELGVSGVGKTVSAAWAEANPDCVRANASGHAAPEQCLAAYLFGDEPLHLEVCNTGFEDNVTQRLRGAQARGDYTQLLDPRAVCLWVDTDDGGTTSEEAFEKLAAGEFVFPTLAESLSMLGLDDPEAETAAEQLQKHRQEADSLVRGDVV; from the coding sequence ATGAGCCTCAGCCGCGATGCGGCAGTCGAGCGGCTCCGGTCCGTTGTTGAGACCGTCGCCGAGGACCCGACGCCCGTTCCCGTCCGGGAGGTGTGGGTGTTCGGTGACCTCGTGCTCGGATTGGACCCCGTCGATTACCTCGGGGTCTACCTCACCAAGGACCTACTGTTCAAGGACGCTCCCGAGCGGGAAGCCGAATTCGAGTCGGAACTCGGCGTCTCCGGCGTCGGAAAGACTGTCTCAGCCGCGTGGGCCGAGGCCAACCCCGACTGCGTTCGGGCGAACGCCAGCGGTCACGCCGCCCCCGAGCAATGTCTGGCGGCGTATCTCTTCGGGGATGAACCGCTCCATCTGGAGGTCTGCAACACCGGTTTCGAGGACAACGTCACCCAGCGGCTCCGTGGCGCACAGGCCCGCGGCGACTACACGCAGTTGCTTGACCCGCGGGCCGTCTGCCTGTGGGTCGACACCGACGACGGTGGCACAACGAGCGAGGAGGCCTTCGAGAAACTCGCCGCCGGCGAGTTCGTCTTTCCGACCCTCGCCGAGTCGCTTTCGATGCTCGGCCTCGACGACCCGGAGGCAGAGACCGCGGCCGAACAGCTCCAAAAGCACCGCCAAGAAGCTGACTCCCTCGTCCGCGGCGACGTCGTCTAG
- the ncsA gene encoding tRNA 2-thiolation protein NcsA, whose amino-acid sequence MQCDKCGGEAVMHAAYSGMHLCAEHFCRSVDSRVRKRIRDDALLPESASPDDPQTWLIGLSGGKDSVVLTHILDETFAADPRVELVALTIHEGIEGYRDASLEACRELTTDLDIEHAVVNYADEYGVEMDNVAEDDPLGMAPCAYCGVFRRDALSAYADEYGADKLLTGHNLDDEAQTAMMNLLSGDIKQVAKHFDASLGSFEDRAVDGDPFVPRAKPLRDIPEKEVALYAHLKELPSHMAECPHASEAYRGEIQDHLHELEDEHPGTRHSIMSGYEELARLAAEAYRDDGDGPRGECDRCGAPTDNEVCRKCELVDAVDGVADD is encoded by the coding sequence ATGCAGTGCGACAAGTGCGGCGGCGAGGCTGTCATGCACGCCGCCTACTCGGGGATGCATCTCTGTGCGGAGCACTTCTGCCGGTCGGTCGACTCCCGGGTTCGGAAACGGATCCGCGACGACGCCCTGCTGCCGGAGTCGGCATCACCGGACGACCCACAGACCTGGCTGATCGGCCTCTCCGGCGGCAAGGACAGCGTCGTTCTCACCCACATCCTCGATGAGACGTTCGCGGCGGACCCGCGGGTCGAACTCGTCGCGCTGACGATACACGAGGGCATCGAAGGCTACCGGGACGCCTCGCTGGAGGCCTGCAGAGAGTTGACCACCGACCTCGATATCGAACACGCGGTCGTCAACTACGCCGACGAGTACGGCGTCGAGATGGACAACGTTGCCGAGGACGACCCGCTGGGGATGGCACCCTGTGCGTACTGTGGCGTCTTCCGACGTGACGCGCTGTCGGCGTACGCCGACGAGTACGGCGCGGACAAGCTGTTGACCGGACACAACCTCGACGATGAGGCCCAAACCGCGATGATGAATCTCCTCTCCGGTGATATCAAACAGGTCGCAAAGCACTTCGACGCCTCGCTCGGGAGTTTTGAAGACCGAGCGGTCGACGGCGACCCGTTCGTTCCGCGGGCGAAGCCGCTCCGTGACATTCCTGAAAAGGAGGTCGCCCTCTATGCCCACCTCAAGGAACTCCCGTCACATATGGCGGAGTGTCCCCACGCCAGCGAGGCCTACCGCGGCGAGATTCAGGACCACCTCCACGAGCTCGAAGACGAACACCCCGGTACGCGACACTCGATTATGTCCGGCTACGAGGAGCTTGCCCGCCTTGCGGCCGAGGCCTACCGCGACGACGGGGACGGCCCCCGCGGCGAGTGCGACCGCTGCGGTGCGCCGACCGACAACGAGGTCTGCCGGAAGTGCGAACTCGTCGATGCGGTCGACGGCGTGGCCGACGACTGA